A genomic window from Acidobacteriota bacterium includes:
- a CDS encoding threonine dehydratase produces the protein MEPPTLHDIYDARPRVYRHLRPTPLLSHPLLTSEIGTAVYVKHENHNPTGAFKIRGGLNLVATLGASECRAGVATASTGNHGQSLAMACHLRHVPCTIYVPVGNNPEKNEAMRGYGATLVEHGRDFDEARVRCEQDALERGYRYVHPANEPLLLAGVGTYALEIFEELPRVDVVFVPIGGGSGASGLVTVRTAIGNSTRIIGVQAARADAFARSWRSGTRVVGEYADTLAEGVATRVTFDLTFDLLTRELDDVVTLTEDELAEGVRLALRATHNLAEGAGAAPLMAAWKLRGELANKTVVCVMSGGNMDTTVLRRILGAPSPTPSTADSRGTA, from the coding sequence ATGGAACCACCGACGCTACACGATATCTACGATGCGCGGCCCCGCGTGTACCGGCATTTGCGGCCCACGCCGCTGTTGTCGCATCCGCTGCTGACGTCGGAAATCGGGACCGCGGTCTACGTCAAGCACGAAAATCACAATCCGACCGGCGCGTTCAAGATTCGCGGCGGGTTGAACCTGGTGGCGACGCTTGGGGCGAGCGAATGTCGCGCGGGCGTGGCGACCGCGTCGACGGGCAATCACGGCCAGTCGCTGGCGATGGCGTGCCACCTGCGGCATGTGCCCTGCACGATCTACGTGCCGGTCGGCAACAACCCCGAGAAGAACGAGGCCATGCGGGGGTACGGCGCGACGCTCGTCGAGCACGGCCGCGACTTCGACGAGGCACGGGTGAGATGCGAGCAGGATGCGCTCGAACGGGGGTACCGGTACGTCCACCCGGCCAACGAGCCGCTGCTGCTGGCCGGCGTGGGCACCTACGCGCTCGAAATCTTCGAGGAACTGCCGCGCGTCGACGTCGTGTTCGTGCCGATTGGCGGCGGGAGCGGGGCGTCCGGGCTGGTGACCGTTCGAACCGCGATCGGCAACTCCACGCGCATCATCGGCGTGCAGGCGGCCAGGGCGGACGCGTTCGCGCGATCGTGGCGATCGGGCACGCGCGTGGTGGGCGAGTACGCTGACACGCTCGCCGAGGGCGTGGCCACCCGCGTCACGTTCGACCTGACCTTCGACCTGCTCACGCGTGAACTCGACGACGTCGTCACGCTGACCGAGGACGAACTGGCCGAGGGTGTCAGACTGGCGCTGCGCGCGACGCACAATCTGGCCGAAGGCGCCGGCGCGGCCCCTCTGATGGCTGCGTGGAAGCTGCGTGGCGAGCTGGCCAACAAGACCGTGGTGTGCGTCATGAGCGGCGGCAACATGGACACCACGGTACTGCGGAGGATCCTGGGGGCTCCTTCCCCTACGCCATCAACAGCGGATTCTCGAGGTACCGCCTGA
- a CDS encoding LON peptidase substrate-binding domain-containing protein has protein sequence MSSGTIIMLSAVLPIFPLPNAVLFPGVFLPLHIFETPFREMVADVLAGDRLIGMVLLKPGWDREPTESPSVFSIGCAGLISHVEHLDDGRYNIVLRGIDRFRILEEDVERSYRLARVDYLVDTLTAVDREGLRQQRHRLERLLTVSAEAPDHPFPSSLSDEGVINALAQYLDLEPIERQALLECHNVSSRADALAELLEMKAMAQSAPPGRGLLH, from the coding sequence ATGTCGTCCGGGACCATCATCATGCTGTCTGCCGTGTTGCCCATCTTCCCGCTCCCCAACGCCGTGTTGTTCCCCGGCGTGTTCCTGCCGCTCCATATCTTCGAAACACCGTTTCGCGAAATGGTGGCCGACGTGCTGGCGGGCGACCGTCTCATCGGCATGGTGCTGCTGAAGCCAGGGTGGGACCGCGAACCGACCGAATCCCCCTCGGTCTTTTCGATCGGCTGTGCCGGCCTGATCAGCCACGTCGAACACCTGGACGACGGCCGGTACAACATCGTGCTCCGCGGCATCGATCGCTTTCGCATCCTCGAGGAGGACGTCGAGCGCTCGTATCGGCTGGCCAGGGTCGACTACCTGGTGGACACGCTGACGGCGGTCGATCGCGAAGGGCTCCGGCAGCAGCGCCATCGGCTTGAACGGCTGCTGACGGTCTCGGCCGAAGCCCCCGACCATCCGTTTCCGTCCAGCCTCTCTGACGAAGGCGTCATCAACGCGCTCGCGCAGTACCTCGATCTCGAACCGATCGAGCGTCAGGCGCTTCTCGAATGCCACAACGTGTCGAGCCGGGCCGATGCGCTCGCCGAACTGCTCGAGATGAAGGCGATGGCCCAGTCGGCGCCGCCGGGACGGGGGCTGCTGCACTGA
- the folE gene encoding GTP cyclohydrolase I FolE translates to METQIRQLLEQLGEDPGREGLLDTPRRMAKSLSFLTSGYREDIDKVLNNALFTVDYSEMVIVKDIDFFSLCEHHLLPFFGKCHVAYIPRTRVIGLSKIPRLVDVFSHRLQVQERLTNQIAETIREKIDPLGVAVVMEATHLCMAMRGVQKQRSYCVTSAMLGAFRERDRTRMEFLDLIRQKNT, encoded by the coding sequence ATGGAAACGCAGATCAGGCAGCTGCTCGAACAGCTTGGCGAGGACCCCGGCAGGGAAGGCCTGCTCGATACGCCGCGGCGCATGGCTAAGTCGCTGTCGTTTCTGACGAGCGGGTACCGCGAGGACATCGACAAGGTCCTGAACAACGCGCTCTTCACCGTCGACTACAGCGAGATGGTGATCGTCAAGGACATCGATTTCTTCAGCCTGTGCGAACACCATCTGCTGCCGTTTTTCGGCAAGTGTCACGTGGCGTACATCCCGCGCACGCGGGTGATCGGCCTGAGCAAGATCCCGCGGCTGGTCGACGTGTTCTCGCACCGGCTGCAGGTGCAGGAGCGGCTGACCAACCAGATTGCCGAGACCATCCGCGAGAAGATCGATCCGCTCGGTGTCGCCGTCGTCATGGAGGCGACGCACCTGTGCATGGCCATGCGCGGCGTCCAGAAACAACGGTCCTACTGCGTCACCAGCGCGATGCTGGGTGCGTTCAGGGAGCGCGATCGCACCCGGATGGAATTCCTCGACCTCATTCGCCAGAAGAACACCTGA
- a CDS encoding pyruvate dehydrogenase complex E1 component subunit beta — protein sequence MPLITYRDALNQALREELRRDPNVFLMGEEVGVYQGAYKVSKDLLQEFGERRIIDTPITEEGFTGVGIGAAMVGLRPVIEMMTWNFSLLAMDQIINGAAKLLYMSGGQFSIPIVVRGPGGAAHQLAAQHSQSIESWYAHVPGLKVVAPSTPYDAKGLLKSAIRDNDPVIFFEGETLYGSKGEVPAEEYTIPIGVADIKRQGTDVTLVAWSKMVMVAMKAAEQLAAEGISCEIVDPRSLRPFDNAPILASIAKTNRCVIVEEGWPYAGLGAQIAYQIQQSAFDDLDAPVTRVTGADVPMPYARNLEHLAMPSPASVVAAVREVLYRS from the coding sequence ATGCCGCTGATCACCTACCGCGACGCGTTGAACCAGGCCCTGCGCGAAGAGCTCCGCCGCGACCCGAACGTGTTTCTGATGGGTGAGGAAGTGGGCGTCTATCAGGGCGCATACAAGGTCAGCAAGGACCTCCTGCAGGAATTCGGCGAGCGCCGCATCATCGACACGCCGATCACGGAGGAAGGCTTCACGGGCGTCGGCATCGGGGCGGCGATGGTCGGCTTGAGGCCGGTCATCGAGATGATGACGTGGAACTTCTCGCTGCTGGCCATGGACCAGATTATCAACGGCGCCGCCAAACTGCTGTACATGTCGGGCGGCCAGTTCAGTATTCCCATCGTTGTGCGCGGTCCGGGAGGAGCGGCCCACCAGCTCGCCGCGCAGCACTCGCAGTCGATTGAGTCGTGGTACGCGCACGTCCCCGGACTGAAGGTCGTGGCGCCATCGACGCCGTACGACGCGAAGGGCCTGCTCAAGAGCGCCATCCGGGATAACGACCCGGTGATCTTCTTCGAGGGCGAGACGCTGTATGGATCGAAGGGCGAGGTGCCGGCCGAGGAGTACACGATTCCGATCGGGGTCGCCGACATCAAGCGCCAGGGCACCGACGTGACGCTGGTCGCCTGGTCGAAGATGGTGATGGTCGCGATGAAGGCAGCCGAACAGCTGGCCGCCGAGGGCATTTCGTGCGAGATCGTCGACCCGCGATCGTTGCGGCCGTTCGACAACGCCCCAATCCTGGCGTCGATCGCCAAGACGAACCGCTGCGTGATTGTCGAGGAAGGGTGGCCCTACGCCGGGCTCGGAGCACAGATCGCGTACCAGATTCAACAGTCGGCGTTCGACGATCTGGATGCCCCGGTCACGCGCGTCACCGGGGCGGATGTGCCGATGCCCTACGCCCGGAATCTCGAGCACCTCGCCATGCCGTCGCCCGCCAGCGTGGTGGCGGCCGTTCGAGAAGTGCTGTATCGGAGTTAG
- a CDS encoding dihydrolipoamide acetyltransferase family protein: MASRVVMPKLSDTMEEGRILRWIKNEGDPVETGQALAEVETDKATVEMEAYTSGIVRKLVAAEGAFVKVGQQIAVIGTADEDISALLPGPAAAAPVANASASPATLVAATPPQILTAPAEQSPAGRHLRASPLAMRMAAESGVDLRNLHGTGPQGRIVKRDIEAAQTAGTPQTGATESAGPAWRSRSLDTPGAVQESQEIELSAIRRTIAKRLVQSKGPVPHFYLTIDVAMDRVWDAYQALRAERSSISINDIVIKATALALRQHPDINASFGGDHVTQFARVHIGMAVALDDGLITPVLRDADVKPIEEISAESRILTERARARTLQPSEYTGATFSVSNLGMMDIDEFSAIINPPEAAILAVGAVRQVPVVVDGEVRAGYRMKATLSVDHRVADGAGGARFLQTLRRYLENPLLMA; the protein is encoded by the coding sequence ATGGCTTCCCGCGTCGTGATGCCGAAGTTGAGTGACACCATGGAGGAGGGCCGCATCCTCCGGTGGATCAAGAACGAAGGTGATCCGGTCGAAACCGGCCAGGCGCTGGCCGAAGTGGAAACCGACAAGGCCACTGTCGAGATGGAGGCCTACACCAGCGGTATCGTGCGGAAACTGGTGGCGGCCGAGGGCGCGTTCGTCAAGGTAGGCCAGCAGATCGCGGTGATTGGCACGGCCGACGAGGATATTTCGGCGCTGCTGCCGGGGCCGGCTGCCGCCGCCCCCGTCGCGAACGCGTCGGCCAGTCCGGCGACACTCGTGGCCGCGACGCCTCCTCAGATCCTGACTGCACCCGCGGAGCAGTCGCCGGCCGGCCGCCATCTGAGGGCTTCCCCGCTCGCCATGCGCATGGCTGCCGAATCCGGCGTCGATCTCAGGAACCTGCACGGGACAGGTCCCCAGGGCCGCATCGTCAAGCGCGATATCGAGGCGGCACAGACGGCCGGGACGCCTCAGACGGGCGCGACAGAATCGGCGGGGCCAGCGTGGCGTTCGCGTTCGCTCGACACGCCCGGCGCCGTGCAAGAATCGCAGGAGATCGAACTGTCGGCGATCCGGCGGACCATTGCCAAGCGACTCGTGCAAAGCAAGGGTCCGGTCCCGCACTTCTATCTCACGATCGACGTCGCGATGGATCGCGTATGGGACGCCTACCAGGCGTTGCGTGCCGAGCGATCCTCCATCTCCATCAACGACATCGTGATCAAGGCGACAGCCCTGGCGCTGCGGCAGCACCCTGACATCAACGCCTCATTCGGCGGCGATCACGTCACGCAGTTCGCGCGGGTGCACATCGGCATGGCGGTGGCGCTCGACGATGGCCTGATCACTCCGGTGCTGCGGGATGCGGACGTGAAGCCGATCGAGGAGATTTCCGCAGAATCGCGGATCCTGACGGAGCGGGCGCGTGCGCGCACGCTTCAGCCGAGCGAATACACCGGCGCCACGTTCTCCGTGTCCAATCTCGGCATGATGGACATCGATGAGTTCTCGGCCATCATCAATCCGCCCGAGGCCGCCATTCTGGCCGTCGGCGCAGTTCGACAGGTGCCGGTGGTTGTCGACGGCGAGGTCAGAGCCGGTTACCGCATGAAGGCGACCTTGTCGGTCGACCACCGAGTGGCGGACGGCGCCGGCGGTGCACGCTTCCTCCAGACGCTCAGGCGGTACCTCGAGAATCCGCTGTTGATGGCGTAG